In the genome of Perca fluviatilis chromosome 4, GENO_Pfluv_1.0, whole genome shotgun sequence, one region contains:
- the LOC120557282 gene encoding deoxyribonuclease-1-like 1 isoform X1 has translation MKIAAFNVKRLGWTKVNKAAVRNNLIKIVSRYSVVVILEVMDKSGKAMNMFLTELNKHGTHPYLMECSESLGRRTHREKFVYFYREDEVKMIKSYQYEEKTDVLAREPYILQFKCPNTGVFVLTVVQNLVLIPVHTKPVDAEAELNALHDVVTAVKRRWRNYNIMILGDFNADGRYLSDEQKRRIRIRSAYYYWLIGDDVDTTTSNSNDHTYDRIVVYHKMLEAVVPESARHFNFQRAYRLSDADAGAISDHYPVEVELRKN, from the exons ATGAAGATTGCAGCGTTCAACGTCAAGAGACTGGGATGGACAAAAGTCAACAAAGCCGCCGTGAGGAACAATCTTATCAAG ATTGTGTCTCGGTACAGTGTGGTGGTGATACTGGAGGTGATGGATAAGAGCGGTAAAGCCATGAATATGTTCCTTACAGAACTCAACAAGCACGG AACTCACCCATACCTGATGGAATGCAGTGAGTCTCTGGGACGAAGAACCCACAGGGAGAAGTTTGTCTACTTCTACAG agaGGATGAGGTGAAGATGATCAAGTCCTACCAGTACGAAGAAAAAACGGACGTGCTCGCCAGAGAACCTTACATTCTGCAGTTCAAGTGCCCaaatacag GTGTGTttgtgcttacagttgtgcagaATCTGGTGCTGATCCCAGTCCATACTAAACCAGTGGACGCAGAGGCAGAGCTGAACGCTCTGCATGATGTGGTCACTGCTGTGAAGAGAAGATGGAGGAATTAT AACATTATGATTTTGGGGGACTTTAATGCAGATGGACGTTATCTTTCCGATGAACAGAAGAGAAGGATCCGCATCCGCTCTGCCTACTACTATTGGCTGATAGGTGATGATGTCGACACCACGACGAGCAACTCTAACGATCACACCTACGACAG GATTGTGGTGTATCATAAGATGCTTGAAGCGGTCGTCCCTGAGTCAGCTAGACATTTCAACTTCCAGAGGGCTTACCGCCTGTCTGATGCCGAC GCGGGAGCCATCAGCGACCACTACCCTGTGGAGGTGGAGCTTCGGAAGAATTAA
- the LOC120557282 gene encoding deoxyribonuclease-1-like 1 isoform X2: MKIAAFNVKRLGWTKVNKAAVRNNLIKIVSRYSVVVILEVMDKSGKAMNMFLTELNKHGTHPYLMECSESLGRRTHREKFVYFYREDEVKMIKSYQYEEKTDVLAREPYILQFKCPNTVVQNLVLIPVHTKPVDAEAELNALHDVVTAVKRRWRNYNIMILGDFNADGRYLSDEQKRRIRIRSAYYYWLIGDDVDTTTSNSNDHTYDRIVVYHKMLEAVVPESARHFNFQRAYRLSDADAGAISDHYPVEVELRKN; encoded by the exons ATGAAGATTGCAGCGTTCAACGTCAAGAGACTGGGATGGACAAAAGTCAACAAAGCCGCCGTGAGGAACAATCTTATCAAG ATTGTGTCTCGGTACAGTGTGGTGGTGATACTGGAGGTGATGGATAAGAGCGGTAAAGCCATGAATATGTTCCTTACAGAACTCAACAAGCACGG AACTCACCCATACCTGATGGAATGCAGTGAGTCTCTGGGACGAAGAACCCACAGGGAGAAGTTTGTCTACTTCTACAG agaGGATGAGGTGAAGATGATCAAGTCCTACCAGTACGAAGAAAAAACGGACGTGCTCGCCAGAGAACCTTACATTCTGCAGTTCAAGTGCCCaaatacag ttgtgcagaATCTGGTGCTGATCCCAGTCCATACTAAACCAGTGGACGCAGAGGCAGAGCTGAACGCTCTGCATGATGTGGTCACTGCTGTGAAGAGAAGATGGAGGAATTAT AACATTATGATTTTGGGGGACTTTAATGCAGATGGACGTTATCTTTCCGATGAACAGAAGAGAAGGATCCGCATCCGCTCTGCCTACTACTATTGGCTGATAGGTGATGATGTCGACACCACGACGAGCAACTCTAACGATCACACCTACGACAG GATTGTGGTGTATCATAAGATGCTTGAAGCGGTCGTCCCTGAGTCAGCTAGACATTTCAACTTCCAGAGGGCTTACCGCCTGTCTGATGCCGAC GCGGGAGCCATCAGCGACCACTACCCTGTGGAGGTGGAGCTTCGGAAGAATTAA